The following coding sequences lie in one Eremothecium sinecaudum strain ATCC 58844 chromosome IV, complete sequence genomic window:
- the RPL43B gene encoding 60S ribosomal protein eL43 (Syntenic homolog of Ashbya gossypii AGL310C; Syntenic homolog of Saccharomyces cerevisiae YPR043W (RPL43A) and YJR094W-A (RPL43B)), with protein sequence MAKRTKKVGITGKYGVRYGSSLRRQVKKLEVQQHARYDCSFCGKKAVKRGAAGIWNCSGCKKTVAGGAYTVSTAAAATVRSTIRRLREMVEA encoded by the coding sequence GGCTAAGAGAACGAAGAAGGTTGGTATTACCGGTAAGTACGGTGTCCGTTACGGTTCTTCCTTGAGAAGACAAGTGAAGAAGTTGGAAGTCCAACAACACGCCAGATACGACTGTTCTTTCTGTGGTAAGAAGGCTGTGAAGAGAGGTGCTGCTGGTATCTGGAACTGCTCCGGTTGTAAGAAGACCGTTGCTGGTGGTGCTTACACCGTTTCCACCGCTGCTGCTGCCACCGTCAGATCTACTATCAGGAGATTGAGAGAGATGGTTGAAGCTTAA